The Candidatus Hydrogenedentota bacterium genome has a segment encoding these proteins:
- the dusB gene encoding tRNA dihydrouridine synthase DusB, whose protein sequence is MKIGSIDIDKPLCLAPMEDVSDVPFRHICKEQGADLVYTEFANCEAIVRNVTQTMKKIQVLDTERPVAIQLYGSGEESLERAAAIAQEAGADFVDINCGCWVKKIACRGDGAGLLRDLDKFRAVVESVMRGTDLAVTVKTRLGWDENSFVIEEVARMLESLGVQALTVHCRTRKQGYTGRADWSWLPRIKAASGIQLIANGDIATPEDAKACFDLGCDGVMIGRGAIHSPWIFRHMRHYLNTGELLPEPSLEERIQMCIRHLRDSVDYRGARRGVPAFRRHYAGYLKGVHNIANLRKDLMEHMEVEPIVERLLRFLNEYKAGQAA, encoded by the coding sequence ATGAAAATTGGTTCCATCGATATTGACAAGCCGCTTTGCCTCGCGCCCATGGAGGATGTTTCGGACGTGCCGTTCCGGCATATCTGCAAGGAGCAGGGCGCGGATCTGGTGTATACGGAGTTCGCGAACTGCGAGGCGATTGTCCGCAATGTGACGCAGACGATGAAGAAGATCCAGGTGCTCGACACGGAGCGCCCGGTGGCGATTCAACTCTATGGCAGCGGCGAGGAATCGCTGGAGCGCGCGGCGGCCATTGCGCAGGAGGCGGGCGCGGACTTTGTCGACATCAACTGCGGCTGCTGGGTGAAGAAGATTGCCTGCCGCGGGGATGGCGCCGGGCTGTTGCGGGATCTGGACAAATTCCGCGCGGTGGTGGAGTCGGTCATGCGGGGCACCGACCTGGCGGTGACGGTGAAGACCCGGCTCGGCTGGGATGAGAACAGCTTCGTGATCGAGGAAGTCGCCCGGATGCTGGAGTCGCTGGGCGTGCAGGCGCTGACGGTGCATTGCCGCACGCGGAAGCAGGGCTACACGGGCCGGGCGGACTGGAGCTGGCTGCCGCGCATCAAGGCGGCGAGCGGCATCCAGCTGATTGCGAACGGCGACATCGCGACGCCGGAAGACGCGAAGGCCTGCTTCGATCTGGGCTGTGACGGCGTCATGATCGGGCGGGGCGCGATCCACAGCCCGTGGATCTTCCGGCATATGCGGCATTACCTGAACACGGGCGAGCTGCTCCCGGAGCCATCGCTGGAAGAGCGGATTCAGATGTGCATCCGGCACCTCCGCGACTCGGTGGACTACCGGGGCGCGCGGCGGGGCGTTCCGGCGTTCCGGCGGCATTACGCGGGCTACCTGAAGGGCGTGCACAACATTGCGAACCTCCGGAAGGATCTGATGGAGCATATGGAAGTCGAGCCAATTGTGGAACGCCTGCTGCGCTTTCTGAACGAATACAAGGCCGGGCAGGCCGCCTGA
- a CDS encoding alpha/beta hydrolase, translating to MDTPSLLIKSIRMVALCGGAYVLFCAALYFLQGYLIFPASRHMDRTPASAGLPFEEVTREVLGHTTHGWYVPLENHRGVVLFSHGNAGNLSGRIESIQLLRSFGFSVLAYDYGGYGHSTGSPSETRCYADIHSMWDYLREERGIPAEEILLFGRSLGSAPTAELATSVRPGAVILESAFLSTPDIARSTLLFRPVTWLIRHRFENKDKVDRISAPLLIIHSPEDEVIPYAHGRELFARANEPKTFLEIAGGHNIGFVLSEAVYRRGWESFLTPIFGPNPLARDASMSPE from the coding sequence ATGGACACCCCCTCGCTGCTCATTAAGTCGATTCGCATGGTGGCGCTGTGCGGCGGGGCCTACGTCCTGTTCTGCGCCGCGCTGTACTTCCTCCAAGGCTACCTGATCTTCCCCGCGTCGCGCCACATGGACCGCACGCCGGCCTCGGCGGGCCTGCCGTTTGAGGAGGTGACGCGGGAGGTTCTGGGGCACACGACGCACGGGTGGTATGTCCCCCTGGAGAACCACCGGGGCGTGGTGCTGTTTTCCCACGGGAACGCGGGCAACCTCTCGGGGCGCATCGAGTCGATCCAGCTGCTGCGCTCCTTCGGGTTTTCGGTGCTGGCGTATGACTACGGCGGGTACGGGCACAGTACGGGATCGCCGTCGGAGACGCGCTGCTACGCGGATATCCATTCGATGTGGGACTACCTCCGGGAGGAGCGCGGCATTCCGGCGGAGGAGATCCTTCTGTTTGGCCGATCGCTGGGGTCGGCGCCGACCGCCGAACTGGCCACCTCGGTGCGCCCGGGCGCGGTAATCCTGGAGAGCGCATTTCTTTCGACCCCGGACATCGCGCGATCCACGCTGCTTTTTCGCCCGGTGACCTGGCTGATCCGCCACCGCTTCGAGAACAAGGACAAGGTCGACCGTATTTCGGCGCCGCTGCTGATCATTCACAGCCCGGAAGACGAGGTCATTCCGTATGCGCACGGGCGGGAGCTGTTCGCCCGAGCGAATGAACCCAAAACGTTTCTGGAGATCGCGGGCGGTCACAATATTGGCTTCGTGCTGTCCGAGGCGGTGTACCGGCGCGGTTGGGAGTCGTTTCTGACGCCGATTTTCGGCCCGAATCCGCTCGCGCGGGATGCGAGCATGTCGCCCGAATAG